The Xiphophorus maculatus strain JP 163 A chromosome 7, X_maculatus-5.0-male, whole genome shotgun sequence region TAATTTATGATTGcatttttgtcagaaattaaCAAGTACAGCCATAATTGTGCAAGTTCTTTACAAATCCAGCAATCTTTTAATCAGCTTTTCATGTTGTAAAAGACGACATGAATGTTTACACAGAGAAGACAACTCAAAATTCTCCTACTCTTGTCTTCTGATAAAACTTATGGTGGATGTCTTACCTTGTCAGCATGAAGCAAGAATCTGTGCTTGCTCGCCTCTATGATTTCCcttttgtcagttttcttttagcCAAACTTGCCAAACAGGTATTTATATAATAGTTTGAAAGGAAtatgaaacaaagagaaaatgttacTCACTAAGAAGCTATTATATGTATGcgcatacacaaacacacccatcAATCCTTAGTCTGATGTTCAGAGGAAACCAAGCACAGCATACCAGCAGTGAAGAACAGTGGCGGAGAGGAGGTGACGTGAGCCACACGACTTGAACAACTTGCAGTTAATGAGTCCAACCAACAATGCCTCTGAGTATCAGAGTAAAACGCACAAGCATCGCTAGATCAGATTTAGCTAACAACTCCACTTCACCGTAACAGGAAGGGtgggaaattaaaaacaaaggaacTCCAGCAAACCATAAAGGCAAAGTAAGGGCCAAAGGTTTGCTACGTAATTGTCAGAAACAGATAAGGATTACAACCAGAAGACTTATTTTTGGCTTTGGTCCAGCTAAGTAAAATGTAGTATTTTTGTAATATCTACATCatgaaatttgttttgatttttaaatgaaagaaaaacaaatttgttctAGGGTTTTAACATAAAGAAACTCATGAAACTTTATTATGAAAGGGAATTCATGCAACTTCTTTAATTATCATATTTGATTACATGATAAAGCAAGTAGTTTGCGATCTGAAGACAAAAAGCACCAATcccagcatttattttttacaaaaatcttttaaaacatttctcaactTTATCATTCTTTCACAAACTTATTAAGAGCCACAGTGGAAGGTCCAGAGTTACTTGAAGTTCTGGTTTCAGACCACACCCTAAGGGTATAGCTGCTAAAGTTAATTTCACAATGATTTAAAACATGACCTGTGGGCTAATGGTTTTATAACCAGTGACTTTGTGAACAAATAGATTAGTCTTAAAAACCATGGAATTTgctttaatcatttttgaaaactgGTTATGTATTGCAAAAATACAATCAagtagaaaaacatattttcatttccatattttattctttattgtattgtcttaataaaattatgatttaaattgcttaaaaaagtaactataaagtttttttttagtaattataaattaaaatctataaatatattatataccTGATTTGCCACATAACCTAACTTAAGCTTTTATCAAACTTAGTGATAGAAAGGAAAATTTCTCCTCTTTTTAGCTCCATTTCCATTAGTGTTTGAACTAGGAATCTGGATGCCTGATGTTTTTCTTGGACAGTTTGGTCCTTTCCAGCCCTGTTTCTAAATGGCACACATGCAGATGCAACATTAACAGTATTCTAGTGCACCTTCAGGAGGCCCGAGACACTCATGTGTTGTAAAATCTATAACTATAATGgatgcatctttttttctggCACAGTTTTTTGTGATAtgactttactgaaaaaaaagatgtgcaaatatttttttccaggctataagcataaaaatgttaagaaaaatagtttagtttaataaaatgttttacagtgagtTAATATGCATCTGGTCTTTTTGTATAGTAGTCTAAAATTGATGTGAATAATCCCCACCAAACCTGCAGCCGCAAAAATGCGATAAAACCCAACATTTGTGCCGCTGCATAACATTTTGGTCATCACTAAAACCTtgttagctagctgttagctgttgCCATAGCAATAGAATACATTGCGAGCTTAAGCGCTTTACGCATGCGCACTTTTCATAGTAGCGATGCACTGTGGGATTTCTGTATATTGACATAGCAACCGGGCCAAGGAGCCTCCGCCGCGAAGTATTTTTGTCCGGATTAGTTTTTGCCTCAAACTCGTTGCTGGAAGTACGCTTTCCACCGCTGCCATGAACGCGGCGGTGGTGAAAAAGACTCAGGACACGCTGGGGAAAGTGATAAAGAAACCCCCGCTGACGGAAAAACTGCTTTGCAGGCCGCCGTTTCGGTACCTTCACGACATCTTCAGCGAGGTGAGCCTCTAACGGCGAAGACATGTTCACAGCTGAATGAGGCGACCACGGCATCTTTAGCTAACGGGTCTTATTCGAATTCACAGAGAAACAGCTTATTCGGTGGCTAATAATAAGTTAAACGTAACAGTTAGCCTGCATTAAACAGCGATAGCGCTCTGGTAGATATCAGTTGTAGCACGAAAAGCCAAGTTGCTAACgtttatttagaaacatttaactgtTAAGTTCTCCGTGGAGTCATCTGCTTGTTGCTTTAGCTCTCCGTTTAGCGACGTTACCCACACCTGGACCCTGGCAAGGATAAACTACTTAGTCCGCAGATGGATAACTGCTACTCTAACACTGAGTATGGCAGTCTCAGTAATAAGTCAGCTAAAGTAGTCTGGGCTGTTTACCCATGTCACGGTGGCAACCCTGATGCTCTGCAGCTTATTACAGCTGGACTGTTGGGTAATGCAGATTTACGTTGAGCTGCCTGAATCGCATGAAACGTTGCAATAGAAGATTTGACTTAAGAATGTCAAGTAAAAGGACATTTTGTTCTTAAGAGATTTAACAGGGAATTGCAGAAGCAAATGagatggattagcagtgcttgccaacaactgatggtgtcatTCAGGACATTTTACTTTGGAGTAtcgtctctgctgcctggaaatTGAGCTGTTAGACATAGACagattttattgtcattcaattgtacatttcaaaatgtacaaattgaaAGAAATGTCATGACAGTTATGACAGTCACAgctttcagtcagaggcctctacATTGGTTGCAAGTCTGACTTCTACAGCAAATCCGTCCTGCCCACAGCCTCACCATCTACAATGACTCTTTAAAGCTGCTTTGATGATATGAGTAATAATATTTAGTGTCcctttgggatgaataaagaatttttaaattgaataagATTGAGAGGGAATGTTAGtgaacaaacggcatcatggAGAGCAAGGACAGCAGACAGGGATAAGTTATAAAACAAGGCAAACATTGAGAAATACGTTGCCATTTCCCAATGCCATTTTTAATTTACACACTTCTATTATCATTGTCCAATCCAAGATGCTTAGTGACTACATCTGCTTGGCTATTATTTCGTAAGTTAAAGACCAGGATCAGTTAACAAGCGCCACAAGATTTTAGTATCTTTTAGACCGCACATCTTAAAGCTAGTTTTACTTTTGGGCTCAAAGTGACAGATGCTTTTAGTACTGTTTATACAGAATGGAGAGTGTATCATGACATACATCGTCTCAACTTAAATGCTTAAATTTAGACTGCACTTAATAGGGGCTAAACTAAGAACAGTCCTCTTTAACATGAAGTGTCATACATAACCAAGTCAGTTGCATTCTTGAGGTGAGACATTCCTCTCAATCATCACCTGTAACATAGTGTTATATTTCACTGTAGGTTCATGCATATTAGATTAAGGTCAACATTCCTGTAAGTGCTTCATTTACTTTGATTGGCAGGGTATCCTAGACCCGATTCCATTTTAGAGGCatgatttttttacattgcatttttattttaattattgttctcACTCAAATCTATATTGATATATTGTTGTATTATTAATACTTTTAGCAACCATTCACTGTAGGAGGAATTTGTTCTTCTTCATCCACTTGTGAGATACAGGCTACCTGGGTCAAAGTGctttagatttgttttcttttgtcccAAGTGCAATAGAGGAACTCCGTCAGTCAGCCAATGTCACTATGGTGTTTTAGTAGCTCTATATCATTTTCTCTAATTTAACAGTTAttccactgaaatgtttttttgcctATTTCTGAACCGTTTTGTGGCAGAACATGGTCAGGTTGCTTTCACTGCTACAAATAAAAAGGTCAGTGTTGAGAAACATGTTTGGGACCAAAAACCAGTTGATTCTAATTCCCTTTTGGGTCGCTACAGTGAATCATTAGTCTCCATTTAGTTCTATTGTCTGCGTTCTCCACCCTCATGTCAACGGACTTTATATTTTACCACATccataaatcaaatttttggtCTTCCTCTCAGCCTCCTCCACTGAGACTCCAACCTCACCATCCTTCTACTGACTTAATCATAGTCTCTCCTCTGAACATGTTGATTGATGGACAAAAAGATGTTTTGGATAAAAGTCTCTAAATGTTCTCAGTTATAAAATGATCTGAGCTTTTTTGTTCTTCCAACTTCCAGGTTATCAGGACCACTGGTTTTATGAAAGGCCTGTATGAAGAAAATGAGATGAAGTCAGATAGTGTCAAGGTAAGCTGGTTGTCCttggctgtttttctgttaCTCTTCAGCTACTTCTAATATATAGTATTCGATTTTATCATGCGCTTATGTAGTTTGAGCCGGTTTATGTGCTAACTTAATGTTTTGTTGAGCAAGCTTGGACGTTTGAGATTCTCCTGCTGTTTCACCgatctgtctctgtgttgagtAACCAAACACGAGTGAGAAGCCTGGCAGTGAAGCGCAGAGTGTTTATCGAGGTGTCAGAACTCAGGTCTGCCATTTGCAAGTTGATCCTTGATTAGGAAAGGATGCGTAGAGGCTGCACCAGCTTCTCACCTTACCTTAAATTAATGCTGTTGTGTTGGTTGTTCTAAACTTTACCAGGAATCACATTTATTGagcaatttattaaaatgccattctttatttttttatattcaaagttTTCAATAATTCTTCATGCACATTTGTTCTAAGTACTTTTTTAGGTTAGTCAGAAATGAAGCTAGTTTTACaaccaaacatttacattttgggTCAATCCAGTTGATAgtcacacattttttaaaatcagaataagtATAACATGACCTAGacatcttcatttaaaaaaaacaagacaattttaCTGATTATTACAGTTATAACAATGTGTCtaatatgtatttattgttaaagCATTATTGAAAGCAGTGATATAAAGTAGACAAGCGTAGGAAAACAGTGTCCGGAGCGCTGTTAAGCTCTGCTCCATTCATCTGATCGGTTTTTGGCATcttattaaaagattttttttatccatagAAACATTTTGATCGGATAttagttcagtttttaaagctttgggAAGCCTGATGATAATAAGCAACTCACTGCTGTTGCTGAACAGgtgcaataataataacataagCTTTCTAATTAATGTCCGATAATGTTTTTTGgtcatgttttgttgtgttgtagGATAAGGACTCTAAAATGGCCTATCTTCAGAAAGCAATAGATGTTGTGATGTTGGTGTCTGGTGAACCTCTGGCAGCAAAGCCAGCACGAATTGTTGCTGGTCATGAGCCTGAGAAAACCAACGAGTTGCTTCAGGCCATCGCAAAGTGCTGCCTCAACAAGGTATGTCTTTCTGGGAAATCACTCAAATGTGTTCAGTTTCATTGTTCGTCTACTAATGAGCTGGACGTTGTTATTGAAtcaccattttaaaaatgtgggttttatttttcactgtttgagAATACAGTCAAACTAGCTGAGGGAGTACGGTAAAATAACTTAATTGAACCCTGGAGACGGTGTTAAACAGAAGAGCTGATGCCCCGAGGATAGCTGATCTTTAATGTGGATGTAAACAATTCTTGGTGTTTCAGGTCGGTTCTTTTTAGAGCTTATGCAATAATCAAGAGAAACTACATAAAAGATgggaaatacattaaaataataacattagggcgtgccgtggtggcgtaggggacccatgtttggagaccttgagtcctcgacgcagctgtcatgggttcgactcctggacgtcagcctactttcatataagggacactagagcccacagaagaccccctggaggggtaaaaaaaataaagaaataataacattaaaatgtagGAATGAAGGAAACTGTATGCAAGAtgtaaatttgaaacaaataaacagctAATAAATCATAAACATTCAGGTATCTAGCATGCTTTGCTAGTTTTTAGCTTCTTGAGGTCTAGTTGAATGCTAAACGCTGACATTATTAAACACacgcaaaaaacaaacacacagaaatcaGCATAAATACATAAGACATGTTGTATTAATCTGAGTTTTTTCAGTTTATCAATTAATCTGTTTTGATCAACTGTACCAAATGGGCCACTGAAAATATCTATTAACAATGCTAATTTTACTAAAATGAAATATGGTGTAACTTAGTCTGGCTGAGGTGCTTCAATTCATAGCTTTAACATTGGTTATGTTTTATAACTCTATGTAAGGTCCTATAATCTAGAAATTGTGGATGTAAttgtagaaacaaacaaaagttcaCCGCACCACAAATTATTGTGGAGTTTGGTTATTTTAGGATTTGATTTAATGAATCCTGGAGTCTCAGTGGAGCAGTTCTGGTGAGGTTCATTGTGAAAAAGCAGTGAAAGGAAAGTTTATTCATCTCTGCTACTccctgtctgtgtgtgtgatgtgaCCTGCTAACCCATGGTTCAACAACAGCTGTGTGAGAGGAATTTGAGAATCAGGTGAAACAATGTGtttactgtgatttttaaataatatagatttaaaaaaaatttagattaaGGTATttcatgtcttctttttttttactccaaattATCTGTACACTGACATGCAACtatttcttctgattttatacgtttttgacattttttaccGTTGCGCTTTGaagtttgttggtttttctacatttattaaatttttgcatttattgtggCCAAAAAATGCTACTTTActttgttacctagcaacaacaaGCTTCTAATAAATTAGTTAGCCCAACTAACTTAGTAGGGCTAActaattaattagttaattagttaattaattagACTAATAAATTAGTTAGCCTtaagttaaaaagtaaaactattaCCTTCTGTGGCATTATACAATTTTTTTGATccctgatttaatttttaaatgcgTAGGAACAACCAACAATGTTAGGAATTATTCTCCCTCATTAACCATTTTTTCATGTACACCTTACTTAAGTGAGTTCCCTTTTGCTTTACAGTTGTCCAGTGATGAAGCAGTGAAGCGAGTTCTTGCAGGAGAAAAAGTGGACTTAAAGACCAAAGGGAGCACCTCCAGATCTCAGGGCAAGGAAAACAGGGATGGAAAGGAACGGCAGCCGGATAAGGAAGTGAGTCCCCTccctgttaaaatatttttaaaaaatgtattcagtgcTCACCATCCTACCCAGATATTACAATAATTTATCTGAAGCACATTTAGCATTGTTTTCTGATGCCTTCAAttttcaggaaaagaaaaagatagagCGAAGTGGCAGCCGGGAGCATAAGGATCCGAACCAGGGCAAAGAGCAAGAAAGCCGGCAGAGAGACAAAGAAGACCACCATGACCATGAGCGCACAGAGAGGCATCACCGCAGTGAGAAGGACCACCAAGACAAGAGCCGAGAGCAGGAACGAGAGCGAGACAAAGGACGGGTCAGGGAGAGAGATCGAGACAGAGACAAGGAAAAGACCAGGGAGAGGGATTCTCACAGAGACAGAAGCCAAGACAAACGAAGAGACAAAGACCGAGAGAGGGAAGGAGATCGAAGCAAGGActggaatgaaaaaaacagaagtgggGAAAGAGAAAATGACAAGGTTTGGCAGCCATACTTAAGCAAATTTTCAATTGAGCAAATAAATTCAGTAGCTCACGTGCtccgcgtgtgtgtgtgtgtttaccatCAGGCCAGAGTGTCAGAGAAACCTCAGCAGAAAGCAGCCAAAACTGTGCCAGCAGTAAGTTCTCTCCTTTTATGGTAGATTGCTCACttttcatgtttacattttggaaaaataattcaacttcATTAATTCAAAAAGGTGATAAACCTCTCATCACTTCTGTTTTTAAGGATCTAAAACCAGTTGAAGAGGTAACAATGTTTACAGACATGAATGTGTTTGTTGCACGGCTTTtggctagtttttttttttagctagttttctttttttaatgtgctaTTATATTAGGTTTTTCTTTGGGGCTTTCAGATAGTTTTTTTTGCCGTTTGTGCTCAGTGCTGTAGCAGCTTTCATTTTAACAGATTAACATGATGGTTTTGTGTG contains the following coding sequences:
- the LOC111609220 gene encoding TRAF3-interacting protein 1-like isoform X6; protein product: MNAAVVKKTQDTLGKVIKKPPLTEKLLCRPPFRYLHDIFSEVIRTTGFMKGLYEENEMKSDSVKDKDSKMAYLQKAIDVVMLVSGEPLAAKPARIVAGHEPEKTNELLQAIAKCCLNKLSSDEAVKRVLAGEKVDLKTKGSTSRSQGKENRDGKERQPDKEEKKKIERSGSREHKDPNQGKEQESRQRDKEDHHDHERTERHHRSEKDHQDKSREQERERDKGRVRERDRDRDKEKTRERDSHRDRSQDKRRDKDREREGDRSKDWNEKNRSGERENDKARVSEKPQQKAAKTVPALGNPARIPRPSSAKGQRQKPKVESDESDSEGGKCFLDNMDFLLIIKE
- the LOC111609220 gene encoding TRAF3-interacting protein 1-like isoform X4, which gives rise to MNAAVVKKTQDTLGKVIKKPPLTEKLLCRPPFRYLHDIFSEVIRTTGFMKGLYEENEMKSDSVKDKDSKMAYLQKAIDVVMLVSGEPLAAKPARIVAGHEPEKTNELLQAIAKCCLNKLSSDEAVKRVLAGEKVDLKTKGSTSRSQGKENRDGKERQPDKEEKKKIERSGSREHKDPNQGKEQESRQRDKEDHHDHERTERHHRSEKDHQDKSREQERERDKGRVRERDRDRDKEKTRERDSHRDRSQDKRRDKDREREGDRSKDWNEKNRSGERENDKARVSEKPQQKAAKTVPADLKPVEELGNPARIPRPSSAKGQRQKPKVESADESDSEGGKCFLDNMDFLLIIKE
- the LOC111609220 gene encoding TRAF3-interacting protein 1-like isoform X5, encoding MNAAVVKKTQDTLGKVIKKPPLTEKLLCRPPFRYLHDIFSEVIRTTGFMKGLYEENEMKSDSVKDKDSKMAYLQKAIDVVMLVSGEPLAAKPARIVAGHEPEKTNELLQAIAKCCLNKLSSDEAVKRVLAGEKVDLKTKGSTSRSQGKENRDGKERQPDKEEKKKIERSGSREHKDPNQGKEQESRQRDKEDHHDHERTERHHRSEKDHQDKSREQERERDKGRVRERDRDRDKEKTRERDSHRDRSQDKRRDKDREREGDRSKDWNEKNRSGERENDKARVSEKPQQKAAKTVPALGNPARIPRPSSAKGQRQKPKVESADESDSEGGKCFLDNMDFLLIIKE
- the LOC111609220 gene encoding TRAF3-interacting protein 1-like isoform X3 gives rise to the protein MNAAVVKKTQDTLGKVIKKPPLTEKLLCRPPFRYLHDIFSEVIRTTGFMKGLYEENEMKSDSVKDKDSKMAYLQKAIDVVMLVSGEPLAAKPARIVAGHEPEKTNELLQAIAKCCLNKLSSDEAVKRVLAGEKVDLKTKGSTSRSQGKENRDGKERQPDKEEKKKIERSGSREHKDPNQGKEQESRQRDKEDHHDHERTERHHRSEKDHQDKSREQERERDKGRVRERDRDRDKEKTRERDSHRDRSQDKRRDKDREREGDRSKDWNEKNRSGERENDKARVSEKPQQKAAKTVPAPTDVVENQLGNPARIPRPSSAKGQRQKPKVESADESDSEGGKCFLDNMDFLLIIKE
- the LOC111609220 gene encoding TRAF3-interacting protein 1-like isoform X2, which encodes MNAAVVKKTQDTLGKVIKKPPLTEKLLCRPPFRYLHDIFSEVIRTTGFMKGLYEENEMKSDSVKDKDSKMAYLQKAIDVVMLVSGEPLAAKPARIVAGHEPEKTNELLQAIAKCCLNKLSSDEAVKRVLAGEKVDLKTKGSTSRSQGKENRDGKERQPDKEEKKKIERSGSREHKDPNQGKEQESRQRDKEDHHDHERTERHHRSEKDHQDKSREQERERDKGRVRERDRDRDKEKTRERDSHRDRSQDKRRDKDREREGDRSKDWNEKNRSGERENDKARVSEKPQQKAAKTVPADLKPVEEPTDVVENQLGNPARIPRPSSAKGQRQKPKVESDESDSEGGKCFLDNMDFLLIIKE
- the LOC111609220 gene encoding TRAF3-interacting protein 1-like isoform X1, with the translated sequence MNAAVVKKTQDTLGKVIKKPPLTEKLLCRPPFRYLHDIFSEVIRTTGFMKGLYEENEMKSDSVKDKDSKMAYLQKAIDVVMLVSGEPLAAKPARIVAGHEPEKTNELLQAIAKCCLNKLSSDEAVKRVLAGEKVDLKTKGSTSRSQGKENRDGKERQPDKEEKKKIERSGSREHKDPNQGKEQESRQRDKEDHHDHERTERHHRSEKDHQDKSREQERERDKGRVRERDRDRDKEKTRERDSHRDRSQDKRRDKDREREGDRSKDWNEKNRSGERENDKARVSEKPQQKAAKTVPADLKPVEEPTDVVENQLGNPARIPRPSSAKGQRQKPKVESADESDSEGGKCFLDNMDFLLIIKE